Proteins from a genomic interval of Fuerstiella sp.:
- a CDS encoding DUF3311 domain-containing protein, with the protein MNVRYVIWLLILLLVILHQDLWLWSDGRLIMGFLPAGLAYHIGLTIAAAVTWWLATKLVWPADDVTPDPDSGGSES; encoded by the coding sequence ATGAATGTCAGATACGTCATCTGGCTGTTGATCCTGCTGCTGGTGATTCTGCATCAGGATCTTTGGCTGTGGTCCGACGGTCGACTGATCATGGGATTCCTGCCGGCCGGTCTGGCCTATCACATCGGACTAACGATCGCTGCCGCCGTAACCTGGTGGCTGGCCACAAAGCTCGTCTGGCCGGCCGATGATGTCACGCCCGACCCCGATTCGGGAGGATCCGAATCTTGA
- a CDS encoding TRAP transporter fused permease subunit produces MIDRVRQFLVGVLSVAISVFTIYEVNYGALSPLSRLSVFCLLGSALCFLMYPIHRKLGGVKALRVVDVLLAAAIVSCCGYLIYQGNTLAARAGKFNETDFAVAIAGTLLILEATRRSIGWALPILAGSFLTYALYGSSMPDWLFPHRGYSVERIAAQCFLRTEGVFSIAMSVMFTYVFLFVVFGAFLEISGATQFIVDFAKRIFGRSPGGPAKVAVLASGLMGSLSGSAVANAVTTGTFTIPMMRSAGFKPHIAGGITAAAASGGALVPPVMGAGAYMMLELIDDVTFVQIARAALVPAILYYLSILLFVHFFSRRVGADAPTESPADSVSLFQYNGLVFFGALGALITFLFFKTPFRAVTYSLQLILVLTILSPRMAVSITNRVVALMVFAGVTGTVAYCRANWNQLVNTEAGWAQTVATVLRPDDRLVLSDFDTWADAAIPGMLLVLLIGLLNVQWRPMIMDAFSRSARGGVSLVSASACVGVVIGVVSLTGVGTAFPNAIIPLAERSLFLALLAIMGCSIVLGMGLPSAVCYLLMATLIGPVLNKLGVPPLAAHLFIFYFGMMSMVTPPVALAAYASAGIAESRIMPTAFAGFRFALVGFTLPFMFVYRPELLLMNPEGGPAALMPAIMQISMAAVGIVALSVGLAGYFFCRTGILLRTLILIAAAMLLTPDVTIGEINLGMATNVTALTLFVFVTGLNFMQSRSPSTAEQTGK; encoded by the coding sequence ATGATCGATCGGGTTCGTCAATTTCTTGTCGGCGTGCTCAGCGTCGCAATCTCGGTGTTCACCATCTACGAAGTGAACTACGGAGCCCTTTCACCGCTCTCCCGACTGTCGGTCTTCTGTCTGCTCGGTTCAGCGTTATGCTTCCTGATGTATCCGATTCACAGGAAGCTCGGTGGAGTCAAAGCTCTGCGCGTTGTGGACGTTCTTCTGGCAGCCGCAATTGTCAGCTGCTGCGGTTACCTGATTTACCAGGGCAATACACTGGCTGCACGAGCCGGTAAATTTAACGAAACCGATTTTGCGGTTGCGATTGCCGGAACGCTGCTCATCCTGGAAGCCACACGTCGATCGATTGGCTGGGCTTTGCCGATCCTGGCCGGATCTTTCCTGACATACGCGCTGTACGGTTCGAGTATGCCGGACTGGCTGTTTCCACACCGCGGTTATTCCGTGGAACGCATCGCTGCACAGTGCTTCCTGCGAACCGAAGGCGTGTTCTCAATCGCAATGAGCGTGATGTTTACGTACGTGTTTCTGTTTGTGGTATTCGGTGCTTTTCTTGAAATCAGTGGTGCAACACAGTTCATCGTCGATTTTGCCAAACGGATATTCGGTCGAAGCCCAGGTGGCCCGGCCAAAGTCGCGGTTCTGGCCAGCGGATTAATGGGATCACTGTCGGGAAGTGCTGTGGCCAACGCAGTCACAACCGGTACGTTTACAATCCCGATGATGCGCAGCGCCGGATTCAAACCTCATATTGCCGGCGGAATCACGGCCGCAGCAGCTTCAGGTGGAGCCCTTGTTCCTCCGGTGATGGGTGCCGGGGCCTATATGATGCTGGAACTGATTGACGACGTGACGTTCGTGCAGATCGCCAGAGCCGCGCTGGTCCCTGCAATTCTGTACTATCTGTCAATTCTGCTGTTCGTACACTTCTTCTCGCGTCGAGTCGGAGCAGATGCACCGACCGAGTCGCCTGCAGATTCCGTTTCACTGTTTCAATACAACGGACTGGTGTTCTTTGGAGCACTCGGGGCACTGATCACGTTTCTGTTCTTTAAGACGCCGTTTCGAGCCGTCACGTATTCGCTGCAGCTGATTCTGGTGCTCACGATTCTGAGCCCCCGCATGGCGGTTTCCATCACCAATCGCGTGGTTGCCCTGATGGTGTTTGCCGGTGTCACCGGAACCGTGGCGTATTGCCGGGCAAATTGGAACCAACTGGTCAACACAGAAGCCGGCTGGGCACAAACAGTCGCCACAGTTCTTAGGCCGGATGATCGACTGGTCCTTTCCGATTTTGATACCTGGGCAGATGCTGCCATTCCCGGCATGCTGCTCGTACTGCTCATCGGTCTGCTTAATGTTCAGTGGCGTCCCATGATTATGGACGCATTCAGTCGTTCTGCTCGCGGAGGTGTTTCACTGGTTTCCGCCAGTGCCTGTGTGGGCGTGGTGATTGGTGTGGTTTCACTGACGGGTGTTGGCACCGCCTTTCCAAATGCGATCATCCCCCTGGCTGAACGAAGTCTGTTCCTGGCCCTGCTGGCGATCATGGGCTGTTCGATCGTCCTGGGAATGGGTCTGCCGTCGGCCGTGTGTTATCTGCTGATGGCAACGCTGATCGGCCCGGTCCTTAATAAACTGGGAGTACCGCCCCTGGCCGCACATCTGTTTATATTTTACTTCGGCATGATGTCCATGGTAACGCCCCCGGTCGCACTGGCCGCGTACGCCAGCGCCGGTATTGCCGAATCAAGAATCATGCCCACGGCGTTTGCAGGATTTCGATTTGCCCTGGTTGGATTTACTCTTCCATTCATGTTTGTCTATCGACCGGAACTGCTGCTGATGAACCCGGAAGGGGGGCCCGCTGCATTGATGCCCGCGATCATGCAAATCTCAATGGCTGCTGTCGGCATTGTCGCACTGTCTGTCGGTCTCGCCGGCTATTTTTTCTGCCGCACCGGCATTTTGCTGAGAACCCTGATTCTGATCGCCGCCGCCATGTTGCTCACACCTGACGTAACGATCGGGGAAATCAATCTGGGTATGGCCACCAACGTAACGGCATTGACACTGTTTGTGTTTGTCACCGGACTTAATTTCATGCAGTCACGATCACCTTCCACAGCAGAACAGACCGGCAAATGA
- a CDS encoding response regulator yields MNSSFRKISRRQPDEIGGQPRDSLFSLLLQSHLFIAALGLFVLLAMLGITVWFRANTIRLAELRGPTAQTSARALAGVERSLASLRGWILVGDESLREGRQRAWDEDIEPAIEELQQLNRYWVRSRDRDHLAEIIVTLRDLKEAQWWIEDTARRPGNEPARVILDLDVRGPAEDIFTAITGMIDLEKDLDHEPGRKKLLGLFADLRAGITYSEIRLSRYVASGEEGEIDIFRQRLQAVNRHRTGVDSRIELLTADQRELWMLVTDELPAFGQLAENVITARLAADHNVANYLLKTDAIPLAEHVTSLLRDLSADQKRLMQQDASLVIKILNWTIGTGVAMVAALALAAFFVSDYSARRLSEPIVRLAHASTDLAEGRLRDDILIRGNNELAYLTSSFNSMRRRVEKNVQAAKDSEKRMRIVFDSAANGMLLVDDGGRIIMANSQIESLFGHPEHQLIGQSVDRLVPDRMQSEHPVLPSAWFTEPISGRIGMGRDLTGVHRDGHNIEVEVELRPVQTDQGTFGLASVIDITERKQYEQQLIDALNAAETANQAKSSFLANMSHEIRTPMNGIIGMADLLSTTRIDEKQREFLGTLHDSAQALLRLLNDILDLSRIESGRLQSDNDDFSVSDCVIRAIRTVLPVADQKNLELNCRISPQVPQWLWGDSGRLRQILVNLVDNAVKFTLHGEVFVDVELDLLTRTNATADSPRPERDDPQDDSVRLRISVRDTGIGIPRDKHETIFNAFEQAEASTTRRFGGSGLGLSISRQLVAMMNGEIELESEPGVGTTFYFTGEFKQGKESPQKTTPDLSCLSSLPVLVVDGNQTRRRILEELLLHWKMVPTLAADVRSGIDAFSHAASAGRPFQLMLLDHNMPEMTGPDLKDHLQSDRDNCVLFILSSSRHPDELGELQHDICRVMSRPLLSSDLLEKLLRQFGRPGDTESVSVDSESDSDNQSANSDRDGCTVLLVEDNHVNQIVARGLLELANHKVVVTENGQQALDALKRQSFDVVLMDMQMPVMDGREAIRRIRNHEHKTGRHQIIVALTAEAMSHDRESCIASGADDYLSKPLTAEQLHAAIDRLQHSNGPSVPENQSPEVQSRARTHSDSVDDSSVETASPDKELIHHTEIIDWDNAAKNIPGGNRAIASLAAVFRKECQGLLAEMNAGLASKDVPAVTHGAHTLKSSAGWFGAAAVVELSATIEKLGREDRLSELETPLGELSECVELMQNALDEFIQQNS; encoded by the coding sequence ATGAACTCTTCGTTCCGGAAAATTTCGCGGCGACAGCCGGATGAGATTGGCGGTCAGCCTCGCGACTCGCTCTTCTCCCTCCTGCTGCAGTCACATTTGTTCATAGCAGCACTCGGACTGTTTGTGTTGCTGGCAATGCTGGGAATCACAGTTTGGTTCCGCGCAAACACAATTCGTCTGGCAGAATTGAGGGGCCCAACAGCACAAACGTCAGCAAGAGCACTGGCTGGAGTGGAACGGTCGCTGGCGTCGTTGCGCGGCTGGATTTTGGTCGGCGACGAGTCACTGCGTGAAGGACGGCAAAGAGCATGGGATGAGGACATCGAACCGGCGATCGAAGAATTACAGCAGCTGAATCGATACTGGGTTCGTTCCAGGGACCGCGATCATCTGGCAGAGATCATTGTAACACTCCGAGATTTGAAGGAAGCCCAGTGGTGGATTGAAGACACCGCCCGCCGGCCGGGCAATGAGCCGGCCCGTGTGATCCTCGACCTGGACGTTCGCGGGCCTGCGGAAGACATCTTCACAGCAATCACGGGCATGATCGATCTGGAAAAAGACCTGGACCATGAGCCAGGTCGCAAAAAATTGCTGGGACTTTTCGCAGATCTGCGTGCCGGAATTACCTATTCGGAAATCAGACTTAGCCGGTATGTTGCATCCGGGGAAGAAGGAGAGATTGACATTTTTCGGCAACGGTTGCAGGCAGTGAATCGACATCGAACCGGTGTCGATTCACGTATCGAACTGCTGACCGCAGACCAGCGTGAGTTGTGGATGCTGGTCACCGATGAACTGCCGGCGTTTGGACAACTTGCTGAAAATGTTATTACCGCCAGGTTGGCGGCAGACCACAACGTGGCCAACTATTTGCTAAAAACAGATGCCATTCCGCTGGCTGAGCACGTAACGAGTCTGCTTCGCGATCTGTCTGCAGACCAGAAACGGCTGATGCAACAGGATGCGTCTCTGGTAATCAAAATATTAAACTGGACGATCGGGACAGGAGTTGCGATGGTAGCGGCATTGGCACTGGCAGCGTTCTTCGTCTCCGACTACAGCGCTCGCCGACTGTCTGAACCGATCGTCCGTCTGGCACATGCCAGTACTGATCTGGCTGAAGGACGGCTGCGTGATGACATCCTGATTCGCGGCAACAATGAACTCGCGTACCTGACCTCGTCATTTAATTCCATGCGTCGACGCGTGGAGAAAAACGTACAGGCAGCAAAGGATTCTGAAAAAAGGATGCGAATCGTATTCGATTCGGCAGCGAACGGAATGCTGCTTGTCGATGACGGCGGCCGCATCATTATGGCCAATTCACAGATCGAATCGCTGTTTGGACACCCGGAACACCAGTTGATCGGCCAGTCAGTTGACCGCCTGGTTCCGGACCGAATGCAGAGTGAGCACCCGGTACTTCCGTCAGCCTGGTTTACTGAACCAATATCCGGAAGGATCGGCATGGGACGCGATCTCACGGGTGTTCATCGTGACGGACATAACATTGAAGTCGAAGTCGAACTGAGGCCCGTGCAGACTGATCAAGGTACATTTGGCCTGGCATCGGTGATCGACATCACGGAACGCAAACAATACGAACAGCAGTTGATCGACGCACTTAACGCGGCAGAAACAGCCAACCAGGCCAAAAGTTCGTTTCTGGCGAACATGAGCCACGAGATTCGTACGCCCATGAATGGCATCATCGGGATGGCTGATTTGCTGTCGACAACACGGATTGACGAAAAGCAAAGAGAGTTTCTTGGAACTCTCCATGATTCAGCTCAGGCTCTGCTGCGGTTACTGAACGATATTCTGGACCTATCCCGAATCGAATCCGGCCGGCTGCAGTCGGACAACGATGATTTTTCAGTTTCGGACTGTGTGATCCGAGCCATACGAACAGTACTGCCGGTTGCCGATCAAAAAAATCTCGAATTGAACTGCCGGATCTCACCTCAGGTTCCGCAGTGGTTGTGGGGAGACTCCGGTCGATTGCGTCAGATCCTCGTGAACCTGGTTGATAACGCCGTAAAGTTCACGCTTCACGGAGAAGTGTTTGTTGACGTCGAACTGGATTTGTTAACCCGCACCAATGCCACTGCCGATTCACCGCGGCCGGAACGTGATGATCCACAGGACGATTCCGTCCGACTTCGTATTTCCGTTCGTGACACCGGCATCGGAATTCCGCGGGACAAGCATGAAACGATTTTCAATGCCTTTGAGCAGGCTGAAGCTTCGACGACTCGACGCTTCGGAGGCTCCGGTCTTGGTTTGTCGATTTCCAGACAGCTTGTAGCAATGATGAATGGCGAAATCGAACTCGAAAGTGAACCCGGCGTCGGAACAACCTTCTACTTCACCGGCGAATTCAAACAGGGAAAGGAGTCTCCCCAAAAGACGACACCGGATCTCTCGTGTCTCAGCAGTCTGCCGGTACTGGTTGTGGATGGTAATCAGACCCGTCGCAGAATTCTGGAGGAACTGCTGCTCCACTGGAAGATGGTTCCCACTCTTGCGGCCGACGTCCGGTCCGGCATCGATGCTTTTTCTCACGCCGCCTCCGCCGGCCGGCCGTTTCAGCTGATGCTGCTGGATCATAACATGCCGGAGATGACAGGACCGGACCTGAAGGATCATCTTCAGTCCGACCGGGACAACTGTGTGCTGTTCATACTTTCGTCATCAAGGCATCCCGATGAGCTCGGAGAACTTCAGCACGATATCTGCCGAGTGATGAGCAGGCCGCTTCTGTCTTCCGATCTGCTTGAGAAGCTCCTTCGGCAGTTCGGCCGGCCAGGCGACACAGAATCCGTCTCTGTCGACAGTGAATCAGATTCAGACAACCAGTCCGCGAACTCCGACAGAGATGGCTGCACAGTTCTGCTGGTCGAAGACAATCATGTCAACCAGATCGTTGCCCGCGGACTTCTGGAGCTTGCGAACCACAAAGTCGTTGTTACAGAAAACGGTCAGCAGGCACTCGACGCACTAAAACGACAGTCATTTGACGTGGTACTGATGGACATGCAAATGCCAGTGATGGACGGGCGCGAAGCCATCCGCAGAATCCGCAACCACGAACACAAAACCGGCCGACACCAGATCATCGTGGCACTCACCGCGGAAGCCATGAGTCACGACCGGGAAAGCTGCATAGCGTCCGGCGCCGATGACTATTTGTCAAAACCACTGACCGCCGAACAACTCCACGCAGCAATCGATCGTCTGCAGCACTCGAATGGTCCTTCAGTACCGGAAAATCAAAGTCCCGAAGTGCAATCACGGGCTCGCACTCATTCCGACTCTGTCGACGACTCTTCTGTCGAAACGGCATCGCCGGATAAAGAATTGATACATCACACTGAAATCATCGACTGGGACAACGCAGCAAAAAACATTCCCGGCGGGAATCGGGCTATCGCATCCCTGGCTGCCGTCTTCCGTAAAGAATGCCAAGGACTTTTGGCTGAAATGAACGCCGGCCTGGCGTCTAAGGATGTCCCGGCCGTGACACACGGAGCCCACACTCTGAAGAGTTCTGCCGGTTGGTTCGGCGCCGCGGCCGTTGTGGAACTGTCAGCTACCATCGAAAAACTCGGGCGTGAGGACCGTCTTTCGGAACTGGAGACTCCGCTGGGTGAACTCAGTGAGTGCGTCGAACTCATGCAGAACGCTCTGGACGAATTCATTCAGCAAAACAGTTAA
- a CDS encoding sodium:solute symporter family protein, which produces MIQLAIIAGYFILLIAVGILSSRLFRGTSQDYMLASHSIGPFLLLMSLFGTTMTAFALVGSTGKAYQIGIGVYGLMASSSAIVHSLCFFLIGIPMWKLGRQHGYTTQIQFFRDRLECNHIGLLLFPILVGLIIPYLLIGVLGGGTVIQKVTVGAFPGSFAEFNGGVPPWLGSLVICMIVLAYVFAGGMRGTAWANAFQTSVFIILGVVTFLIIAGRIGGQDSLLGSLQAATQNVQQRHPEMLTRDKLPPALFFSFMLVPLSAGMFPHLFQHWLTAKNVDSFRLPIVVHPIFIMLVWAPCVLVGIWATSATVGDELLIPEGTSPNAVLAMMVTRLSGPVLSGLLTAGILAAIMSSLDSQFLCVGTMFTKDIVEHYAGRDRFTDRQIVVIARGFVVAVVAVTYVLSLLEPRAVFELGTWCFSGFSALVPLAIAAIYWKRLTAAGACASVVAAATTWIYFFVQSDFAMNPRYSFFGMLPCVGMVAVSVSVLVLVSLLTRPPGEQSLQRFFPPSE; this is translated from the coding sequence TTGATCCAACTGGCCATCATAGCCGGATACTTTATTCTGCTGATCGCTGTCGGAATCCTGTCCAGCCGGCTGTTTCGAGGCACCAGTCAGGATTACATGCTGGCCAGTCATTCGATCGGCCCTTTCCTGCTGTTGATGTCGCTGTTCGGCACAACAATGACCGCCTTCGCCCTGGTGGGTTCAACCGGCAAGGCCTACCAGATCGGAATCGGAGTGTATGGACTCATGGCCTCTTCCAGTGCCATTGTCCATTCACTGTGTTTCTTTTTAATCGGGATTCCCATGTGGAAACTGGGACGCCAACACGGATACACCACACAAATTCAGTTCTTTCGGGATCGCCTTGAATGTAATCACATCGGCCTGTTGCTGTTCCCAATTCTGGTGGGGCTGATCATCCCCTACCTGTTGATCGGCGTCCTAGGTGGTGGAACGGTTATTCAAAAAGTCACAGTCGGTGCCTTTCCCGGTTCCTTCGCAGAATTCAACGGGGGAGTGCCGCCGTGGCTCGGATCCCTGGTGATCTGCATGATCGTGCTGGCCTACGTGTTCGCAGGGGGCATGCGCGGAACCGCATGGGCCAACGCATTCCAAACGTCCGTATTCATCATTCTGGGTGTCGTCACGTTTCTGATAATCGCCGGCCGTATCGGAGGACAGGACAGTCTGCTGGGCAGTCTTCAGGCAGCGACTCAGAACGTTCAGCAGCGGCACCCGGAAATGCTCACCCGTGATAAACTGCCACCGGCTTTGTTCTTCAGTTTCATGCTGGTGCCACTGTCTGCTGGTATGTTTCCTCACCTGTTTCAGCACTGGCTCACTGCCAAAAATGTCGACAGCTTCCGACTGCCGATCGTGGTACATCCGATCTTCATCATGCTGGTCTGGGCTCCCTGTGTGCTGGTCGGAATCTGGGCCACGTCAGCAACAGTCGGAGACGAACTGCTGATTCCGGAGGGAACCAGTCCGAATGCAGTGCTGGCAATGATGGTGACCAGACTATCCGGACCTGTGCTGTCCGGACTGCTGACAGCCGGCATTCTGGCTGCAATCATGTCATCGCTCGACAGTCAATTTTTGTGTGTTGGTACGATGTTTACCAAGGACATCGTTGAACACTACGCCGGCCGCGACCGATTCACCGATCGGCAGATCGTCGTGATTGCACGAGGCTTCGTGGTGGCGGTCGTGGCAGTCACCTATGTTCTGAGTCTGCTGGAACCGCGCGCAGTCTTTGAACTTGGCACCTGGTGTTTCAGTGGATTTTCGGCACTGGTCCCGTTGGCAATTGCCGCTATCTACTGGAAACGACTGACGGCCGCCGGCGCCTGCGCCTCCGTCGTCGCAGCGGCGACGACCTGGATCTACTTTTTTGTGCAGTCGGACTTTGCGATGAATCCCAGGTACTCGTTTTTCGGAATGCTGCCCTGTGTCGGCATGGTTGCCGTGTCTGTTTCAGTATTGGTTCTTGTGTCACTGCTGACGCGACCTCCAGGGGAACAGTCACTACAACGATTCTTTCCTCCCTCCGAGTGA
- a CDS encoding nucleotidyltransferase domain-containing protein codes for MMQRPNQRQPEFDVSAAPELASAWSYSADRYDQIQEVIHQCLPDFAACVAVSGSLARMEAHSASDIDLIIVADDRHRNITDTEAADAVALVWDRLDVLGAARPKAGGVFSVCARWNDLVDPASKGRIDESLITFGHRIQLLMDAQPVFSESRFLELQKDILVWYSETRVALMFEEAGPFHWLWQDVHRYWRSLRSRTCWTDTNDSAKSLALNVKLRSSRLLLVFGFLKALDVCDCLQVPLNSVVDSLTGILFRTPAERVLLQAESIACWNTIWKFIQETSVHPVSRLPPHILRALSELSDSVLELTGNPEQPGYVQRWLM; via the coding sequence ATGATGCAGCGACCAAATCAACGGCAGCCCGAATTTGATGTGTCTGCTGCTCCTGAACTTGCGTCCGCCTGGAGTTACTCTGCCGATCGATATGATCAAATACAGGAAGTAATCCATCAGTGTCTGCCGGATTTCGCAGCCTGCGTGGCAGTGTCCGGATCACTGGCCCGGATGGAAGCTCATTCTGCTTCTGATATTGATTTGATCATTGTGGCGGACGATCGTCACAGGAATATAACAGACACCGAAGCCGCGGACGCGGTCGCTTTGGTTTGGGATCGACTGGATGTTCTTGGCGCAGCGCGTCCCAAAGCCGGCGGAGTGTTCTCGGTGTGCGCACGCTGGAATGATCTTGTTGATCCGGCGAGCAAAGGTCGCATTGATGAAAGCCTTATTACGTTTGGACACCGGATCCAGTTGCTCATGGACGCTCAGCCGGTCTTCTCTGAGTCTCGATTTCTCGAACTTCAGAAGGACATCCTTGTCTGGTATTCAGAGACACGGGTCGCACTGATGTTTGAAGAGGCCGGACCGTTTCACTGGTTGTGGCAGGACGTCCACCGCTATTGGCGCAGCCTGAGGTCTCGTACGTGCTGGACGGATACGAATGACTCTGCAAAATCACTGGCATTGAACGTCAAACTTCGTTCGTCCCGTCTGCTGCTGGTCTTTGGTTTTCTGAAGGCACTTGATGTATGTGACTGTTTACAGGTGCCGCTGAATTCGGTCGTTGACAGCCTGACCGGAATACTGTTCAGAACTCCAGCGGAACGTGTACTGCTGCAGGCGGAATCCATTGCCTGCTGGAACACCATCTGGAAATTCATTCAAGAAACGAGTGTGCATCCTGTGAGTCGGCTGCCGCCACACATTTTGAGAGCCCTGTCTGAGCTGAGTGATTCGGTGTTGGAACTGACCGGTAATCCGGAACAGCCTGGTTACGTTCAACGCTGGCTGATGTGA
- a CDS encoding dipeptidase, producing MNRNSAVVDAYSACVKLTDLERANINVVIQAVTSEELLVQIPPNADSAAPPPGVDIWENVFTGEDVVKRIRQSIDRQLEDIEASTDRIALALTVEEAVQIVQEGKIALFLMLKSGWINHDLEVLRMYYRLGIRVMALCHLASFAWSDSSAELKERPGLSEFGRDVVRECNQLGILIDVSHASDATFWHTLETTQMPIISSHSRCRALSNSMRDLSDDMLVAISRNGGVAGILAATPRTNTERTNARLQRDRALANRFSDPFELAAAKRQDAIVWSTKLNLRHIDYAVKMAGINHVAVASHCQSVPQWQEFSDVLVRHGYSPDEADRILGGNVLRVLEQGNGQAD from the coding sequence ATGAACCGTAATTCGGCGGTCGTGGATGCTTATTCTGCCTGTGTCAAATTGACGGATCTGGAACGGGCCAACATCAATGTGGTGATCCAGGCCGTCACCTCCGAAGAACTCCTGGTACAGATTCCTCCCAATGCGGATTCAGCCGCTCCGCCACCGGGTGTCGACATCTGGGAAAACGTGTTCACCGGTGAGGACGTCGTCAAACGAATCCGACAGTCGATCGACCGGCAGCTGGAAGATATTGAAGCTTCCACAGACCGCATCGCACTGGCCCTGACCGTTGAAGAGGCAGTGCAGATTGTGCAGGAAGGAAAAATCGCTCTGTTCCTGATGCTCAAAAGCGGATGGATCAACCACGATCTGGAAGTCCTGCGCATGTATTATCGTCTGGGAATCCGTGTGATGGCCCTGTGCCACCTGGCGTCATTTGCCTGGTCGGACTCCAGTGCCGAGCTAAAAGAACGTCCCGGTCTTTCGGAATTCGGCCGTGACGTGGTCCGCGAATGCAATCAACTGGGAATCCTGATTGATGTGTCACACGCATCGGATGCAACGTTTTGGCATACGCTGGAAACCACTCAAATGCCGATCATTTCTTCCCATTCCCGCTGTCGAGCACTGTCAAACAGCATGCGGGATTTGAGCGATGATATGCTGGTAGCCATCTCACGAAACGGCGGTGTCGCAGGAATTCTAGCGGCAACTCCCCGGACAAATACTGAGCGGACAAACGCCCGACTCCAACGTGACCGTGCGCTGGCGAATCGTTTCTCAGACCCGTTCGAACTGGCCGCCGCCAAACGGCAAGATGCGATTGTCTGGTCAACGAAACTGAATCTTCGCCACATTGACTACGCCGTCAAAATGGCGGGCATCAATCACGTCGCCGTTGCTTCACACTGCCAGAGTGTTCCACAATGGCAGGAATTTTCTGACGTGCTTGTCCGTCACGGCTACAGTCCGGACGAGGCCGACAGAATTCTGGGAGGAAATGTGCTGCGTGTGCTGGAACAGGGCAACGGCCAGGCGGACTAA
- a CDS encoding TAXI family TRAP transporter solute-binding subunit, whose amino-acid sequence MPAQFGRTAFRSQFLICSISLSLLITAGCDSGGSGTGGDSGGSQSPDSGTSISFVSIGTAPQGGVFYTVGAAVGDVLAQHKADTGWRGVTAESTGGTLENLRLLDSGDIQIGMANSTITYFAVKGEGGFEKPHDVKSVMTLFPLIATFVTKEDSGIRTIEDLKGKRVVVGPEGAGFEYFIRPILKAHGLTYEDFDERTANMAQSVGFLQDGSVDATFIGGGLKAPAITNADSTMDIFLVPYGEEQRQTLVENLPSFSKATIPAKTYRTHTEAFEGLNVGSAHLIVRGDADEDFVYSITKIIWENRATIAEKHAAARAIREKNVVRETGTAFHPGAVRYYREAGIWPDADAASDDTTDSEAAADESGDQNSDNPVKTDDQGS is encoded by the coding sequence ATGCCTGCTCAATTCGGCCGAACTGCGTTTAGGTCGCAGTTCCTGATTTGTTCAATAAGTCTCAGCCTGCTGATCACTGCAGGATGCGACAGCGGGGGATCCGGAACCGGCGGTGATTCCGGTGGCAGCCAGAGTCCGGACAGCGGAACGTCGATCAGCTTTGTCAGTATTGGAACTGCCCCCCAAGGTGGAGTGTTCTACACCGTGGGAGCTGCAGTGGGAGATGTACTCGCTCAACACAAGGCGGACACCGGCTGGCGAGGAGTGACGGCCGAATCTACCGGTGGAACCCTGGAAAACCTGCGATTGCTGGATTCAGGCGACATTCAGATTGGCATGGCCAATTCCACGATTACGTATTTCGCTGTTAAAGGAGAAGGCGGTTTTGAGAAGCCACACGATGTCAAATCCGTCATGACTTTGTTTCCGCTGATTGCAACATTCGTAACCAAAGAAGACTCAGGCATCAGAACCATCGAAGACCTCAAAGGCAAACGTGTCGTCGTGGGCCCTGAAGGCGCAGGTTTTGAATACTTCATTCGGCCCATTCTGAAAGCACACGGCCTGACCTATGAGGACTTTGACGAAAGAACTGCCAACATGGCACAGTCTGTGGGTTTCCTGCAGGACGGCTCGGTGGACGCCACGTTCATCGGCGGCGGTCTGAAGGCACCGGCCATAACGAATGCCGACTCCACCATGGATATCTTTTTGGTGCCATATGGTGAGGAACAACGGCAAACACTGGTGGAGAATCTGCCGTCTTTCAGTAAAGCCACAATCCCTGCCAAAACATACCGTACCCATACAGAAGCGTTCGAGGGCCTGAACGTTGGGTCAGCACATCTGATTGTCCGAGGCGATGCAGATGAAGACTTCGTTTACAGCATCACCAAAATCATTTGGGAAAACCGGGCAACCATTGCCGAAAAACACGCGGCCGCACGGGCAATTCGTGAAAAGAACGTTGTTCGTGAAACCGGCACAGCGTTCCATCCCGGAGCTGTCCGCTACTACCGTGAAGCCGGCATCTGGCCGGATGCTGATGCAGCTTCGGACGACACTACGGATTCCGAAGCTGCTGCTGACGAGTCTGGTGATCAAAATTCAGACAATCCCGTTAAAACGGACGATCAGGGATCCTGA